Proteins from one Loktanella sp. M215 genomic window:
- a CDS encoding 3'(2'),5'-bisphosphate nucleotidase CysQ, whose product MPATDLPLLLDAAAAAGEIALHYFKADPQVWDKGDDQGPVTEADLAVNAMLTDRLRTARPDYGWLSEETPDDTARLTTTRQFIVDPIDGTRAFINHSQDWAHAIAVVEDRRVIAGVVTLPARGLTFAAVLGNGATLNGRPLRVTDTADPVQAHVLTTKPNLAPQHWQGGVVPAFTKGFRSSLAYRLCLVAEARFDAMLTLRPSWEWDIAAGALIVTEAGGTASDRNGQPLMFNNPHPQVNGVLAAGAVHAALLAALI is encoded by the coding sequence CCCTGCTCCTCGACGCCGCCGCCGCGGCAGGCGAGATCGCGCTGCACTATTTCAAGGCCGACCCGCAGGTCTGGGACAAGGGCGACGATCAGGGCCCGGTGACCGAGGCGGATCTGGCCGTCAACGCTATGCTGACCGACCGCCTGCGCACCGCGCGCCCCGATTACGGCTGGTTGTCAGAGGAAACCCCCGACGACACCGCCCGCCTGACCACGACGCGGCAGTTTATCGTCGATCCCATCGACGGCACCCGCGCCTTCATCAATCATTCTCAGGACTGGGCCCACGCCATCGCCGTGGTCGAGGATCGCCGCGTGATCGCCGGTGTCGTGACGCTACCAGCGCGCGGCCTGACCTTTGCCGCCGTCCTCGGCAACGGCGCCACCCTGAACGGCCGCCCCCTGCGCGTGACCGACACGGCCGACCCGGTGCAGGCCCACGTCCTGACGACGAAACCCAACCTCGCGCCCCAGCACTGGCAGGGCGGCGTGGTCCCTGCATTCACCAAAGGCTTCCGCTCCTCGCTCGCCTACCGCCTCTGCCTCGTGGCCGAGGCGCGGTTTGACGCGATGCTGACCCTGCGCCCGTCGTGGGAATGGGACATCGCCGCAGGTGCGCTGATCGTGACAGAGGCAGGCGGCACCGCCAGCGACCGCAACGGCCAGCCCCTGATGTTCAACAACCCGCATCCGCAGGTGAACGGCGTGTTGGCTGCGGGGGCGGTCCACGCAGCACTGCTGGCAGCGCTGATCTGA